TCCGTAATTCATAGCAGTTAATACAGTATTTATAACCTGATCTAAGGTTAAACCATCTTTTAAATGATTAAAAGGGGCAAAGCGTATTTCTATATATTTTATATTTTGTTTTAAAGCATCTTCTAATAGTTCTAAGGTTACCCTATATATATGTTCTTCCTTCTGCATGATTTGTATGGGAAGGTTGAACTTATTTAAGTATTCTTTTAAAGAAGTACATTTTCCAATAACTTTAATTTCTTCTTGGAAGTTAGCTAGTTCTTTATTTGGAAGGGGTATGTTCTCTTTATAGGCAATATCTAAAATAGTTTCTGGCCTTAAACTACCGTCTAAATGACAGTGTAAATCTGTTTTGGGAATAAGTTTAAGTATTTTATTTAAATTCATTATAGTATCACTCCTCGTATAATAAGTTTATAGTAAGTTAAATAACTGCTATAGACTTATTTATTTTTTATATTTTGTATAGATTAAGAAAGCACCTCAATTTTTCCAGTGGGAATTCTCCCAATTCAATATTGCTGATTCTTGTACTTTCCAAATCTATACTGTTTTAACCTATTATTTATTAACGGATTTCCTAATGCTAAAATAATCATAATGGAACTTTAGCGAAGGTTACTGCTGATCACTCCTGCAAAACACATTGTGTTATTGCCCGTAAAGCTTGCAGCCTGACCAAAGTATCATATTCTGCTTACACAAATGTTGCATCTCCTTTCGTAGCCACCAGCAAGGTCTTGCGTCTGGATGAATGCTAACTACGCGAGGTTGCAGTCAGTACTTTGGATTAGGATAATTCCTTTCTAATTTCCTCATTACTTTTGAAAGGTGGTGATTTCATGAAGAAATTAGATTACTTATCAACTCTATTTGTTGGTATTGACATTGGTGCCAGACAAAATATTGTCTCTGCTATTAACTTTGATCAAGAATTCTTGATTAAAATGAAATCTGTTCCTAATACACAATTTGGTGCAGAGCAACTAGAAACCATGCTTGTTAAGGTATTAGAAAACTGCACTTTTAAAACTGTAATAATCGGCTTAGAATCTACTTCCTTTTACGGAGTACATATAGCTAATTTTTTATCTTCAAGTGAAGGTCTTATGCCTTACAAGCCTTATGTTTACTGCTTAAACCCTAAGGAAGTTGCTAACTACAAAGATTCCTTCAATTCTCTTGATAAAAATGACCGCATCGACTCTTTTGTTATTGCCGATTTTGCAAGAGTTGGCAGAATTCATACTGATCCCTGGCGCGGCTCTCAATATCTTGCTCTACAAAGACTTACAAGACACAGGCTTCATATTGTTGACTGCTTAACCAGAGAAAAGACTTACATGTTATCCAATGTATTTCTCAAATTTAGTGAATTTGCTTTGTTACAAGGTATTCAGCATCCTTTTTCTGATAAATATGGTGCTACTGCTTCTTCTATACTCACCGAGTTTTTGTCTTCTGAAGATATTGCAAATACTTCAATTGAAGAGCTTGTTGACTTCGTCAGTAAAAAAAGTCGTAAACGGATTTCTAATCCTCAGATGACAGCTGAAATTCTTAAGCAGGCTGCACGTAATTCATACCGCCTTGATAAATGTTTATATGAGCCTTTAACAACCTCAATTGCCTGTTCTTTTAACTGTATTCAGGCTTTTGAGAAAGAACTTAAAACTATTAATAGGGCTATTGAAAAAGCTGTTATGGGAATGAACCCTTTGGAATACCAAATTTTAATGTCAATCCCTGGTTTTGGTCCTGTTTACTCTAGTGGTATTCTTTCAGAATTAGGTAGTGTTCATGCATTTATTTCTCATAAGCAAACTCAACCTTAGCCTAAGAATTACTTGATAATATAGTATCATTATTAGTATACATTTACAATAAAGAGACTTTAATGTATGTTAATACATTATTTGTCTAAATGTAATATTTGATAGTATAATTTATGTTTTAAAGTAAATAAATGTATTATATTAATTATTGCAATATATGAAATAAAGTAATACAATAAAAAAGGTTGTAAAAAATTAATAAATGGAGTGAAGATTTATGAAACGAATAGAGCAACTTAGAGAAAGATTAAATGAACTGGTTGTTAAAAGTGATGTATTATATAGAGGAGAAGTATTGAAGTTAAGTCAGGAATTAGATGAGTTAATATATATTCAATATAACAAGAACATTAAAGAGAATGGTGATGGTTTTCAATATGATATGTAAAAATGATTTTAAATGTATTGGAAAAGTATGAGGTATTGGTATCCTAAATATAAAATTTATTTGTACATATTACATTTAAAATGAAAAGCTTGTGTGTATAAATTTTTATAAAATCATATAATGTATGATAAAAGCATATAATGCTATAAGTCCTCTTACTGTTCCAATTACTTTATAGGATTAAATGAATCAATTCTTATAAAATAAAAAGTGATATAATAATGTTGACAAAGGGAAAATGAGATGATATACTGTAAAAGCTGTCTGGGGAAAACAGGCGGCAGTAAAGATAAAATGTGATCCTTGAAAATTAAACAGAATGAATGAAGATAGGTAAACTTATTTATTAAGAATAAACCAGCAATTCTTTTGAGCTGCGAGAGCAGTAAAGAGAGTAATTTCGTAATGTAGTATATTCAAGCAGTATTCTGCTGAAAGAGATATACTAAAATTACTAGTAGCGAGTACAGCGAGGAAAAGGCTGAATGAGGAGCGGAACTTACTTATGTAATTGAGCACCGGAATGAGGCATTTGACGAAGCTGGGCGAAGCTAATAGTAATTTTCAACAGAGTCAAATAAAACTTTTAAAATAAGAGTTTGATCCTGGCTCAGGACGAACGCTGGCGGCGTGCCTAACACATGCAAGTCGAGCGAGGAAGCCCCTTCGGGGGTGGAATAGCGGCGGACGGGTGAGTAACACGTGGGTAACCTGCCTCAAAGAGGGGGATAGCCTCCCGAAAGGGAGATTAATACCGCATAGAAGGTAAAAATCGCATGATAAATACCTTAAAGGAGCAATCCGCTTTGAGATGGGCCCGCGTCGCATTAGCTAGTTGGAGGGATAAAAGCCCCCCAAGGCGACGATGCGTAGCCGACCTGAGAGGGTGAACGGCCACATTGGAACTGAGATACGGTCCAGACTCCTACGGGAGGCAGCAGTGGGGAATATTGCACAATGGGGGAAACCCTGATGCAGCAACGCCGCGTGAGTGAAGAAGGTTTTCGGATCGTAAAGCTCTGTCATCCGGGACGATAATGACGGTACCGGAAGAGGAAGCCACGGCTAACTACGTGCCAGCAGCCGCGGTAATACGTAGGTGGCGAGCGTTGTCCGGAATTACTGGGCGTAAAGGGTGTGCAGGCGGATATTTAAGTGAGATGTGAAAGACCCGGGCTTAACCCGGGCAGTGCATTTCAAACTGGATATCTAGAGTGCAGGAGAGGAGAACGGAATTCCTAGTGTAGCGGTGAAATGCGTAGAGATTAGGAAGAACACCAGTGGCGAAGGCGGTTCTCTGGACTGTAACTGACGCTGAGGCACGAAAGCGTGGGTAGCAAACAGGATTAGATACCCTGGTAGTCCACGCCGTAAACGATGAGTACTAGGTGTAGGGGGTATCGACCCCCCCTGTGCCGCAGTAAACACAATAAGTACTCCGCCTGGGAAGTACGATCGCAAGATTAAAACTCAAAGGAATTGACGGGGACCCGCACAAGCAGCGGAGCATGTGGTTTAATTCGAAGCAACGCGAAGAACCTTACCTGGACTTGACATCCCCTGAATGACTCGTAATGGAGGAAGCCCTACGGGGCAGGGAGACAGGTGGTGCATGGTTGTCGTCAGCTCGTGTCGTGAGATGTTAGGTTAAGTCCTGCAACGAGCGCAACCCCTGTCGTTAGTTGCCAGCACGTAAAGGTGGGCACCCTAACGAGACTGCCGCGGTTAACGTGGAGGAAGGTGGGGATGACGTCAAATCATCATGCCCCTTATGTCCAGGGCAACACACGTGCTACAATGGGCAGAACAGAGAGAAGCAATACCGCGAGGAGGAGCAAATCTCAAAAACTGCCCCCAGTTCGGATTGTAGGCTGAAACCCGCCTGCATGAAGTTGGAGTTGCTAGTAATCGCGAATCAGCATGTCGCGGTGAATACGTTCCCGGGTCTTGTACACACCGCCCGTCACACCATGAGAGCTGGCAACACCCGAAGTCCGTAGTCTAACCAAGGAGGACGCGGCCGAAGGTGGGGTTAGTGATTGGGGTGAAGTCGTAACAAGGTAGCCGTAGGAGAACCTGCGGCTGGATCACCTCCTTTCTAAGGAGTCGAAAGGCTGGGAAAAAACCTGCCTTAAAAGCTGGAATTTGAGATAAATAAGTTGCCCTTTATTCTGTTTAATTTTGAGGGATCATAGTCAGTTGACGATAAAGGATTGACAGTTAGATTCCTATTTCAATTGAGCAGTGCAGACTGTAATAATAAATTGTGCACTGTGAATAGTAAATTGAAATAAAATTGTCCTTTGAAAATTGCACAGTAAATAAAAGAAGTAAAGCTAAGGTTAGAAATAACCTTTGTAGTGGATAAGTATAAATGAGTTTATGCTTATTTTAATAAGATGTAGTTCCTATATTAATATAATTGAGAATAAAGTTTTAATTATATTTACGTAGGACAAAGAAAATTAGTGATAACGAGCAGAGCAAGGAAAGACTTGAGTGAGGAGCAGAGTTTACTTGTGTAAATAAGCACCGCAGGGAAAGGCTTGACGAAGCTGTGCGAAGTTAGCAGTAATTTTCGGTAATCAGGTCAAGCTACAAAGGGCGCATGGAGGATGCCTTGGTACCAGGAGCCGAAGAAGGACGTGATAAGCTACGAAAAGCTCTGGGTAGGCGCAAATAGCCAGAGAACCAGAGATGTCCGAATGGGGAAACCCACCTATAAAACAATAGGTACTGCATGCTGAATATATAGGCATGGAGGGGAAAACCCGGGGAACTGAAACATCTAAGTACCCGGAGGAAGAGAAAGAAAAATCGATTTTCTAAGTAGCGGCGAGCGAAAGGGAAAGAGCCCAAACCGGAAACTTGTTTCCGGGGTAGAGGTCAGGTGATAAAAAATGTGGAAGCTTAAGTGAATTCAACTGGAAAGTTGAGCCGCAGAAGGTAAAAGCCCTGTAAGTGAAAAGCAGAAGCAAAATAACCTGTACCGGAGTACCACGAGACACGAGAAACCTTGTGGGAAGCAGGGAGGACCACCTCCCAAGGCTAAATACTACCTGGTGACCGATAGAGGAGGAGTACCGTGAGGGA
This window of the Clostridium kluyveri DSM 555 genome carries:
- a CDS encoding IS110 family transposase, whose product is MKKLDYLSTLFVGIDIGARQNIVSAINFDQEFLIKMKSVPNTQFGAEQLETMLVKVLENCTFKTVIIGLESTSFYGVHIANFLSSSEGLMPYKPYVYCLNPKEVANYKDSFNSLDKNDRIDSFVIADFARVGRIHTDPWRGSQYLALQRLTRHRLHIVDCLTREKTYMLSNVFLKFSEFALLQGIQHPFSDKYGATASSILTEFLSSEDIANTSIEELVDFVSKKSRKRISNPQMTAEILKQAARNSYRLDKCLYEPLTTSIACSFNCIQAFEKELKTINRAIEKAVMGMNPLEYQILMSIPGFGPVYSSGILSELGSVHAFISHKQTQP
- a CDS encoding aspartyl-phosphate phosphatase Spo0E family protein; translated protein: MKRIEQLRERLNELVVKSDVLYRGEVLKLSQELDELIYIQYNKNIKENGDGFQYDM